The following coding sequences are from one Methanococcoides orientis window:
- a CDS encoding ASCH domain-containing protein — protein MVQNSTASGSNIKLDETWNVAVIPKEPTYFDRFLPSTHQQSTLFECGMDMGDEHALPYPKIHVLAIRQPWASLVIHGLKNIDIRSKNTSIRGTIAIYASRAPIRKKDLKWVNENCNVPADLFDDLPTGMIIGTANLVECMEYESDFHFKLDQRRHMNREDNYCENIKGWLLRSPRAIEPVDYKFNGEVVWSLADTEILQQTA, from the coding sequence ATGGTTCAAAATTCAACAGCTTCCGGCTCAAATATCAAATTGGATGAAACATGGAATGTCGCTGTTATTCCAAAAGAACCAACTTATTTTGACCGTTTCTTACCTTCCACACACCAGCAGAGCACGCTTTTCGAATGTGGTATGGACATGGGGGATGAACATGCATTGCCATACCCAAAGATACATGTCCTTGCAATAAGGCAGCCATGGGCATCACTGGTAATACACGGGCTAAAAAATATAGACATACGTTCGAAGAATACCTCTATTCGGGGGACGATCGCTATCTATGCTAGCAGAGCACCTATTCGTAAGAAGGACCTGAAATGGGTGAATGAGAACTGTAATGTTCCTGCTGACCTGTTTGATGATCTGCCCACAGGAATGATAATCGGGACAGCAAACCTGGTCGAATGTATGGAATATGAATCGGATTTTCATTTCAAACTTGACCAAAGACGTCATATGAACCGGGAAGATAACTATTGTGAGAACATTAAAGGCTGGCTTTTAAGGTCTCCACGTGCAATAGAACCGGTCGATTATAAGTTCAACGGAGAGGTCGTCTGGAGTCTGGCAGATACTGAGATATTACAACAAACTGCTTAA
- the gyrB gene encoding DNA topoisomerase (ATP-hydrolyzing) subunit B — MSDRQDYDATHIQVLEGLEAVRKRPSMYIGSVDTRGLHHLVYEIVDNSIDEALAGYCDSIDVSINSDGSVTVVDNGRGIPVGTHPKYKKSALEVVLTVLHAGGKFDKSNYKVSGGLHGVGVSVVNALSEWMEVEVKRDGKLYYQRYEYGAPVADVSVIGDAEGSGTKSTFMPDSKIFETLHFDYSTLITRLRELAFLNKGIRISITDARPEEMEQDVFEYEGGIVSFVEHLNMSRTPLHKDPIYFEREKEGTIVEISMQYTDSYGEYVYSFANNINTHEGGTHLVGFKTALTRVANDYIKKNNVVKGDEKLSGEDIREGLAAIISVKLTEPQFEGQTKTKLGNSELKGIVDSMVSEGLSEYMEENPKVATIIFQKALDARRAREAAKKARELTRRKSALEVSTLPGKLADCSEKDPTVSEVYLVEGDSAGGSAKQGRDRKFQAILPFRGKIINVEKARLAKVLKNNEVLSLITAMGTGIGEDYNLEKARYHKVIIMTDADVDGAHIRTLILTFFFRYMTPLIDAGYVYIAQPPLYRIKKGKAEHYVYSDREKAAKLEEIGEKGTSIQRYKGLGEMNPEQLWETTMNPETRTLLQVSMEDAVAADEIFSILMGDEVAPRKAFIQKHAKEVVNLDV; from the coding sequence ATGAGTGACAGGCAAGATTACGATGCAACACACATTCAGGTACTTGAAGGGTTGGAAGCAGTACGCAAACGACCCAGCATGTATATCGGAAGTGTAGACACCAGAGGACTTCATCACCTCGTGTACGAAATAGTTGACAACAGTATCGATGAAGCACTTGCAGGATATTGTGATTCAATAGATGTATCCATCAATTCTGATGGTTCTGTTACCGTTGTGGACAACGGTCGTGGAATACCTGTTGGCACCCATCCGAAATATAAGAAATCCGCTCTCGAGGTCGTACTTACGGTCCTGCACGCAGGAGGAAAGTTCGATAAGAGCAATTACAAGGTATCAGGTGGTCTCCATGGTGTTGGTGTATCAGTTGTCAATGCCCTTTCCGAATGGATGGAAGTTGAAGTAAAACGTGACGGAAAATTGTACTATCAGCGTTATGAGTATGGTGCACCGGTTGCTGATGTATCTGTTATCGGGGATGCAGAAGGTAGCGGAACAAAGAGTACTTTCATGCCTGATAGCAAGATATTTGAAACGCTCCATTTCGATTATAGCACTCTTATTACAAGGCTTAGGGAACTTGCATTCCTCAACAAAGGTATCCGTATCAGCATAACTGATGCAAGACCGGAGGAAATGGAACAGGATGTCTTTGAGTATGAAGGAGGTATCGTCTCTTTCGTCGAGCATCTTAACATGAGCAGGACGCCACTTCACAAGGACCCTATCTATTTCGAACGAGAAAAAGAAGGTACCATAGTCGAGATCTCCATGCAGTACACTGACAGCTATGGGGAATACGTCTACTCTTTTGCTAACAACATCAACACTCACGAAGGTGGAACTCACCTTGTCGGGTTCAAGACAGCACTTACACGTGTTGCTAATGATTACATCAAGAAGAATAATGTGGTAAAAGGTGATGAGAAGCTCTCAGGTGAGGATATTCGTGAAGGGCTTGCAGCCATTATCAGTGTGAAGCTCACAGAACCCCAGTTCGAGGGACAGACAAAGACCAAGCTTGGTAACAGCGAGCTTAAGGGAATAGTAGACTCCATGGTCTCAGAAGGACTTTCAGAGTACATGGAAGAGAACCCAAAGGTAGCAACTATCATCTTCCAGAAGGCACTGGATGCCAGGCGCGCAAGGGAAGCTGCCAAGAAAGCACGTGAACTTACCCGAAGGAAGAGCGCCCTTGAGGTCAGCACACTTCCTGGAAAGCTGGCAGATTGTTCTGAAAAGGACCCTACCGTAAGCGAAGTCTATCTTGTGGAAGGAGATTCTGCAGGCGGTTCAGCAAAACAGGGACGTGACCGTAAGTTCCAGGCGATCCTGCCATTTCGGGGTAAGATCATCAATGTTGAGAAAGCACGTCTTGCAAAAGTACTTAAGAACAACGAAGTGCTCTCCCTGATCACTGCAATGGGTACAGGTATCGGAGAGGACTATAATTTGGAAAAGGCACGTTACCACAAAGTCATCATAATGACTGATGCTGATGTCGATGGTGCACACATACGAACACTCATACTTACTTTCTTCTTCAGGTACATGACACCGCTTATCGATGCAGGTTATGTTTACATCGCCCAGCCTCCTCTTTATCGCATAAAGAAAGGAAAGGCTGAACATTATGTCTATTCTGACAGGGAAAAGGCAGCAAAGCTTGAAGAGATCGGTGAAAAAGGAACCAGCATCCAGAGATACAAGGGTCTTGGTGAAATGAATCCTGAACAGCTATGGGAAACCACAATGAATCCTGAGACAAGGACATTATTGCAGGTAAGCATGGAAGATGCAGTAGCTGCTGATGAGATATTCTCTATCCTGATGGGAGATGAGGTCGCACCGCGTAAAGCATTCATACAGAAGCATGCAAAAGAAGTTGTCAATCTGGATGTGTGA
- the gyrA gene encoding DNA gyrase subunit A, whose amino-acid sequence MADNMNNEPTDVQPEDEAPLDIRPTDTGERVVPVLIQDEMKNSYIDYAMSVIVGRALPDARDGLKPVHRRILYSMKEAGITSDKAYKKSARVVGDVLGKYHPHGDTAVYDSLVRMVQEFSLRYPLIDGQGNFGSIDGDSAAAMRYTEVRMDRISNEMLSDIDKETVDYKPNYDGSLKEPSVLPAKLPNLLINGSTGIAVGMATNMAPHNLGEVIDATLKLIDEPETTIPELMEIVKGPDFPTGATILGTQGIRSAYETGRGPIKLRAVTSIEEMKHDKNRIVVTELPYQVNKAKLIENIASLVRDKRIVGISDLRDESDRDGIRVAIELTRNTNPEVILNQLYKHTQMQTTFGIINLALVDGIPRELTLKEILQIYLEHRIEVILKRCQYDLRKAEEKAHILKGLLIALDHIDEVIALIRGSKTVEEAREGLMNKFGLDEVQAKAILDMRLQRLTGLERQKIEDEHEELIKLIGDLKEIIASDERKYTIIKEELQEIRDKFADKRRTMITGSHVDIEDEDLIPEEDVVVTITNSGYIKRMPVDTYTQQHRGGKGVMGMETKEEDFVEDIFVSSTHNYLMFFTNRGKVHWLKVYNVPQGSRQSKGKAIVNLLELAENESVTAMIPVKEFDEDKYLFMATRSGTVKKTQLSDFSNVRKAGIIAINLDDGDDLVNVALTDGSKEIMMVSRHGKAIRFSEDDVRSMGRTARGVRGMKLAGDDVVVSLDLVDAESKLLTITENGYGKRTTFDEYRSMKRGGQGVITIVTSLRNGPVINVKAVHDDDEVMVTSSEGIIIRIPVKDIRAQGRNTQGVKIMNVKPGDKVVGVARIKKEE is encoded by the coding sequence ATGGCAGATAATATGAACAATGAGCCTACAGACGTACAGCCAGAAGATGAAGCACCTCTGGACATCCGGCCTACCGATACAGGTGAAAGGGTCGTGCCTGTGTTGATACAGGACGAAATGAAGAACTCGTATATCGATTATGCAATGAGCGTTATTGTGGGAAGGGCATTACCTGATGCACGTGACGGTCTCAAGCCGGTACACAGGCGTATCCTGTATTCCATGAAGGAAGCCGGGATCACATCTGATAAGGCCTACAAGAAGTCCGCCCGTGTAGTGGGAGACGTTCTTGGTAAATACCACCCCCATGGTGACACTGCAGTTTATGATTCCCTTGTGAGGATGGTACAGGAGTTCTCCCTGAGGTATCCACTTATTGATGGTCAGGGTAACTTCGGTTCAATTGATGGTGATTCAGCAGCAGCAATGCGATACACTGAGGTCCGCATGGACCGTATCTCCAATGAGATGCTCTCAGATATCGATAAAGAGACCGTAGATTACAAGCCGAACTACGATGGTTCTCTCAAGGAGCCTTCAGTGCTTCCTGCGAAGCTTCCAAATCTTCTTATTAACGGTTCTACCGGTATTGCAGTCGGAATGGCCACTAACATGGCACCTCACAACCTTGGTGAAGTGATCGATGCCACATTAAAACTTATTGATGAGCCGGAAACTACGATCCCGGAGCTTATGGAAATAGTCAAAGGACCGGATTTCCCAACAGGCGCTACAATTCTCGGTACACAGGGTATCAGGTCTGCATATGAGACAGGACGTGGCCCTATAAAGCTGCGTGCAGTGACCTCTATCGAGGAAATGAAACACGACAAGAACCGTATTGTCGTAACAGAGCTACCTTATCAGGTCAATAAGGCCAAACTCATCGAGAACATTGCCTCACTTGTGAGAGACAAAAGGATAGTCGGTATTTCCGATCTTCGTGATGAGTCTGACAGGGATGGTATTCGTGTTGCTATCGAACTTACAAGGAACACCAATCCAGAAGTTATCCTGAACCAGCTTTACAAGCACACACAGATGCAGACCACTTTTGGTATCATTAATCTTGCACTGGTGGATGGGATTCCAAGGGAACTTACTCTCAAGGAAATACTTCAGATCTACCTGGAGCACAGGATCGAAGTTATTCTCAAACGCTGCCAGTACGACCTGAGAAAAGCTGAGGAGAAGGCACACATACTTAAGGGACTGCTTATCGCACTTGACCATATTGATGAGGTCATTGCTCTTATCCGCGGTTCAAAGACCGTTGAGGAAGCCAGGGAAGGTCTGATGAACAAGTTCGGTCTGGATGAGGTCCAGGCAAAGGCTATTCTCGATATGCGCCTCCAGCGCCTGACAGGACTGGAAAGGCAGAAGATCGAGGACGAGCATGAGGAACTCATTAAGCTCATTGGTGACCTGAAGGAGATCATCGCCAGCGATGAGAGGAAATATACGATCATCAAGGAAGAGTTGCAGGAGATCCGTGACAAGTTCGCAGATAAACGCAGGACAATGATCACAGGTTCCCACGTTGACATCGAGGATGAGGATCTTATCCCCGAGGAAGATGTTGTTGTAACGATCACAAATAGCGGTTATATCAAGAGGATGCCAGTGGACACTTATACCCAGCAGCACAGGGGTGGTAAGGGTGTCATGGGTATGGAGACCAAGGAAGAGGATTTCGTTGAGGACATTTTCGTGTCTTCAACTCACAATTACCTGATGTTCTTCACGAACCGTGGAAAGGTACACTGGTTAAAGGTCTACAATGTTCCGCAGGGAAGCAGACAATCCAAAGGTAAGGCGATCGTTAACCTTCTTGAACTTGCAGAGAACGAATCCGTTACTGCAATGATACCTGTAAAGGAATTCGACGAGGACAAATACCTGTTCATGGCTACTAGGTCCGGTACTGTAAAGAAGACGCAGTTGTCTGATTTCAGCAATGTCAGAAAGGCAGGTATTATTGCTATAAACCTTGACGATGGTGATGATCTTGTCAATGTAGCACTTACCGACGGCTCAAAGGAAATAATGATGGTATCAAGGCATGGAAAGGCCATCAGGTTCTCTGAGGACGATGTACGTTCAATGGGACGAACTGCAAGAGGAGTACGCGGTATGAAGCTTGCAGGCGATGATGTTGTGGTAAGCCTTGACCTCGTTGATGCGGAAAGCAAGTTGCTGACAATAACCGAGAATGGATATGGAAAGCGTACTACCTTTGATGAATACCGTAGCATGAAACGTGGTGGACAGGGTGTCATTACCATAGTCACAAGCCTGCGTAATGGTCCGGTCATAAATGTGAAGGCTGTGCATGATGACGATGAGGTCATGGTCACCAGCTCTGAAGGCATTATCATCAGGATACCTGTGAAAGACATACGTGCACAGGGCAGGAACACACAGGGTGTTAAAATAATGAATGTGAAACCTGGCGACAAGGTTGTGGGTGTTGCAAGAATTAAGAAAGAGGAATGA
- the pdxS gene encoding pyridoxal 5'-phosphate synthase lyase subunit PdxS: protein MELEKLRHGTELIKRGFAKMQKGGVIMDVTTPEEARIAEEAGAVAVMALHAVPSDIRKEGGVARMADPQVTADIIESVTIPVMAKARIGHFVEAEILQALGSDMIDESEVLTPADESFHIDKTQFTVPFVCGARNLGEALRRINEGAAMIRTKGEAGTGDVREAVRHMKQIQGEIRTLKGMTKEELIMAARDIEAPIELVMETAEMQRLPVVNFAAGGVATPADAALMMRLGSDGVFVGSGIFKAENPAMMAKAIVEAVNNYDNPEVLAEISKGIGAGMKGISVDSIPDEQVLQTRGW, encoded by the coding sequence ATGGAACTTGAAAAATTACGACATGGTACCGAACTTATCAAGCGCGGTTTTGCAAAGATGCAGAAAGGCGGCGTTATTATGGACGTTACAACTCCTGAGGAAGCAAGGATCGCTGAAGAAGCAGGAGCTGTTGCAGTTATGGCACTTCACGCTGTACCTTCCGATATCAGGAAGGAAGGCGGCGTTGCAAGGATGGCTGACCCACAGGTAACTGCTGACATCATTGAATCCGTAACAATTCCGGTAATGGCAAAAGCAAGGATAGGACACTTTGTTGAAGCTGAGATCCTGCAGGCACTTGGCTCTGACATGATCGATGAGTCAGAAGTACTCACACCTGCTGACGAAAGCTTCCATATCGACAAGACACAGTTCACTGTTCCTTTCGTATGTGGTGCACGTAACCTCGGTGAAGCACTCAGAAGGATCAACGAAGGTGCAGCTATGATCCGTACAAAGGGCGAAGCTGGTACTGGTGACGTCAGGGAAGCAGTACGCCACATGAAGCAGATCCAGGGAGAGATCAGAACCCTCAAGGGCATGACAAAGGAAGAGCTTATTATGGCTGCAAGAGACATCGAAGCACCTATTGAGCTCGTAATGGAGACCGCAGAGATGCAGCGTCTTCCTGTTGTGAACTTTGCAGCTGGCGGTGTCGCAACTCCTGCTGATGCAGCTCTCATGATGAGACTTGGCTCTGACGGTGTTTTCGTCGGATCAGGAATCTTCAAGGCAGAGAACCCTGCAATGATGGCAAAAGCTATCGTTGAGGCTGTCAACAACTACGACAATCCTGAAGTGCTCGCAGAGATCTCAAAAGGTATCGGTGCAGGCATGAAAGGAATCAGTGTTGATTCCATTCCGGATGAACAGGTTCTCCAGACACGCGGCTGGTAA
- the pdxT gene encoding pyridoxal 5'-phosphate synthase glutaminase subunit PdxT — protein sequence MRIGVIAIQGDVAEHVESVERALAERGETAEVVTIKHKGIVPTCDGLVFPGGESTTLGRLILREGIDEEIKQAKEKGIPILGTCAGLILLAKSGDSQVEKTHQYLLGLMDIKVNRNSFGRQFQSFEVDLDVSVLDSPYNAVFIRAPAILEAGEGVNVLASIDDKIVAAEQDNVLALAFHPELTEDMRIHQYFLDKLF from the coding sequence ATGCGTATAGGTGTTATTGCTATTCAGGGCGATGTTGCCGAACATGTTGAATCTGTTGAGAGAGCACTCGCTGAGCGTGGAGAAACTGCTGAGGTAGTTACTATCAAGCACAAAGGAATAGTTCCTACATGTGATGGCCTCGTGTTCCCGGGCGGGGAAAGCACAACTCTTGGCCGCCTGATCCTCAGGGAAGGCATTGACGAGGAGATCAAGCAGGCAAAAGAGAAAGGTATCCCAATACTTGGTACCTGTGCAGGTCTGATCCTTCTTGCGAAGAGTGGAGATTCACAGGTCGAGAAGACACATCAATACCTGCTTGGACTGATGGATATAAAGGTAAACAGGAACTCTTTTGGAAGGCAGTTCCAGTCCTTCGAGGTCGACCTCGATGTTTCAGTACTGGATTCACCATACAACGCCGTTTTTATCAGGGCACCGGCGATCCTTGAAGCAGGTGAGGGTGTGAACGTCCTTGCGTCAATTGATGACAAAATCGTTGCTGCTGAACAGGACAATGTCCTTGCACTGGCATTCCACCCGGAGCTGACCGAGGATATGAGGATCCACCAGTATTTCCTTGACAAGTTATTCTAA
- a CDS encoding pyridoxamine 5'-phosphate oxidase family protein encodes MVKLTEDMKEAFSKVRIFPFATASKAGMPNVIPIGMCQLVDDETIWVTDNYFLKTRENLDENPVASIFVWGPEVGACFQIKGDVEVKTSGEDYDKAYADAKAKGDKFPAKALMVMKITEVFECISGDNAGKKLI; translated from the coding sequence ATGGTCAAACTCACAGAAGATATGAAGGAAGCATTTTCAAAGGTAAGAATTTTCCCATTTGCAACAGCATCAAAGGCAGGAATGCCAAATGTCATCCCCATTGGCATGTGCCAGTTAGTCGATGATGAAACTATCTGGGTCACGGACAACTATTTCCTGAAGACCCGGGAGAACCTGGATGAGAATCCTGTAGCATCCATCTTTGTCTGGGGTCCTGAGGTAGGCGCCTGCTTCCAGATAAAGGGAGATGTCGAGGTCAAGACAAGCGGTGAAGACTATGACAAAGCCTATGCTGATGCAAAGGCAAAGGGCGACAAGTTCCCTGCAAAAGCTCTGATGGTCATGAAGATCACAGAGGTCTTCGAATGTATCTCCGGAGATAATGCTGGAAAGAAGTTGATCTGA
- a CDS encoding helix-hairpin-helix domain-containing protein translates to MGIHSISELKGKDPELMYLQLIDLRGRHIDRCVLYGIREAVYYASHKNHDPELLKWWNWSDKNMEKRKKEKSDPNDKVSSSFLVHLSDPK, encoded by the coding sequence CTGGGGATACATTCCATCTCCGAACTCAAGGGCAAAGACCCTGAACTGATGTATCTTCAATTAATTGATCTAAGAGGCAGACACATAGACAGATGTGTATTATACGGCATCAGGGAAGCAGTCTATTATGCATCCCACAAAAACCATGATCCTGAACTGCTCAAATGGTGGAACTGGTCCGATAAAAATATGGAAAAAAGGAAGAAAGAAAAAAGTGATCCTAATGATAAAGTTAGCTCTTCTTTTTTAGTTCACTTATCAGATCCAAAATAA
- a CDS encoding DNA-3-methyladenine glycosylase I, translating to MKLRCEWANANDLEIEYHDSQWGVPVHDDRILFEFLILEGAQAGLSWNTILKRRASYKEAFDDFDFNKIAAYDGAKIEELMQNSGIIRNRRKIMSSIKNASSFIEIRDEFGSFNKYIWSFVHYRPIQNSFKSMSEIPATTELSEKISKDLKKRGFSFVGPTIVYAFMQAVGMVNDHVIGCFRYEECGKIAAEQVNK from the coding sequence ATAAAACTTCGTTGTGAGTGGGCAAATGCAAACGACCTTGAAATAGAGTATCATGATAGTCAGTGGGGAGTACCTGTACATGATGATCGAATTCTGTTCGAATTCCTGATACTGGAAGGTGCACAGGCAGGTTTGAGCTGGAATACGATTTTGAAAAGGAGGGCATCATATAAAGAAGCCTTTGATGACTTTGACTTCAATAAAATTGCAGCCTATGATGGTGCAAAGATCGAGGAACTGATGCAGAACAGTGGGATCATACGCAACAGAAGGAAGATAATGTCTTCAATAAAGAATGCCAGTTCGTTCATTGAGATAAGAGATGAATTTGGATCATTTAATAAGTACATATGGAGTTTCGTCCACTACAGGCCTATACAGAACTCCTTCAAATCCATGAGTGAGATTCCAGCAACGACCGAATTATCTGAAAAAATAAGCAAGGATCTAAAGAAAAGAGGATTTTCTTTTGTAGGCCCTACCATAGTTTATGCATTCATGCAGGCGGTCGGAATGGTCAATGACCATGTGATCGGATGTTTCAGGTATGAAGAATGCGGGAAAATAGCTGCTGAACAAGTGAACAAATGA
- a CDS encoding ATP-binding protein, producing MRKYNTKKPEIPDEIVVKWQRIVDQMAKVISVPAGLIMKVDPPQIEVFLSSATEDNPYEKGERADLNTGLYCETVMKQRRQLLVTDALKDTEWNHNPDIELGMIYYLGFPIEWPDGEIFGTICVLDTKDNPKATSYSELIFEFKEAVETDLHVVLQLSKREQLVERLQDQSNHLQQIVTERTAKLQKAYEDLTITYEELKGSENKFRTLFENANDAIYVTDLNGQFLEVNQVACDQLEYTRSELLHMNPQDIDSIDDVAQVEARINQLLQHGHAFFETVHNRKDGSTIPVEVNIRLIDYMGKKAILGISRDITERKINEFLLVEKAKAEATARAKSEFISTMSHEIRTPLTVIIGYADLLGMQSFGTLNKEQESYVQNILESGTHLLALINDELDLSKIEASKMELYIEEVSIPDIIDDVRTKLMPLTLSKNIDIRTNVNPDIVTIKADKMKFKQILYNFVSNALKFTPEKGTITIKTRPMNNMIQIDVIDTGIGISEENMKELFQPFKQVSNFETREQHGTGLGLTLVKKIVELHGGEVLVESEVGKGSTFGFTMPIDPESISN from the coding sequence ATGAGAAAGTATAACACTAAAAAACCTGAAATTCCAGATGAGATCGTTGTTAAGTGGCAACGAATCGTAGACCAAATGGCTAAGGTCATCAGTGTACCTGCAGGATTGATCATGAAAGTTGATCCTCCGCAAATAGAGGTATTTCTATCGAGTGCAACGGAGGATAATCCATATGAGAAAGGGGAAAGAGCAGACCTCAATACTGGACTTTATTGTGAAACTGTTATGAAGCAGCGCAGACAACTTTTGGTTACTGACGCTTTAAAGGATACTGAATGGAATCACAATCCGGATATTGAACTAGGGATGATCTATTATCTTGGTTTTCCAATCGAGTGGCCCGACGGTGAAATATTTGGTACGATCTGTGTGTTAGATACTAAGGACAATCCAAAGGCTACATCTTATTCAGAATTAATATTTGAATTCAAGGAAGCAGTTGAAACAGATCTGCATGTTGTTCTCCAATTATCCAAACGCGAACAGCTTGTAGAAAGATTACAAGATCAAAGCAACCATCTCCAACAAATAGTTACAGAGCGCACTGCTAAATTGCAAAAGGCCTACGAAGACTTGACAATAACTTATGAGGAACTTAAGGGATCTGAAAACAAATTCAGAACTCTATTTGAAAATGCCAATGATGCAATTTATGTAACTGACCTTAATGGTCAATTCCTGGAAGTAAATCAGGTGGCTTGCGATCAACTGGAATACACCCGAAGTGAACTTCTTCATATGAACCCACAGGATATAGATTCTATTGATGATGTAGCACAGGTAGAGGCTCGAATCAATCAGTTGCTTCAGCATGGCCATGCCTTCTTCGAAACAGTTCATAATCGAAAGGATGGTTCTACTATTCCGGTTGAGGTTAATATTCGACTTATTGATTATATGGGGAAAAAGGCCATTCTTGGCATCTCACGAGACATTACCGAACGTAAAATAAATGAATTTTTACTTGTAGAGAAAGCAAAAGCTGAAGCTACCGCCCGTGCCAAAAGTGAATTTATATCCACCATGAGTCACGAAATTCGTACACCCCTAACTGTTATTATTGGATATGCAGATTTGCTTGGCATGCAAAGTTTTGGAACACTCAATAAGGAACAGGAAAGTTATGTTCAGAATATTTTAGAAAGTGGAACCCATCTTTTGGCTCTCATAAACGATGAACTTGATCTTTCTAAAATTGAAGCCTCTAAGATGGAACTTTATATTGAAGAAGTTTCTATACCCGATATTATTGATGATGTAAGAACTAAATTGATGCCCTTAACATTAAGTAAAAATATTGATATTCGGACAAATGTCAACCCTGATATCGTCACAATAAAAGCGGATAAGATGAAATTTAAACAAATACTCTACAATTTTGTAAGCAATGCTCTAAAGTTTACACCAGAAAAAGGCACGATTACTATCAAAACTCGTCCCATGAACAACATGATACAAATTGATGTTATTGATACTGGTATTGGAATATCTGAAGAAAACATGAAAGAATTATTCCAACCATTTAAACAAGTTAGTAATTTTGAGACAAGAGAACAACATGGAACCGGGCTAGGGCTTACTTTAGTCAAAAAGATCGTAGAACTACATGGTGGCGAGGTTTTGGTCGAAAGTGAAGTTGGAAAAGGAAGTACATTTGGATTTACTATGCCAATTGATCCTGAAAGCATATCCAATTAA